The genome window ATCTACTTAGTTTAAAAAACACACTCAAAAGTTTAAATTTAGATCTTTTACAAACAAGCGCTCACAAAAGCAATACAACAGGTATTATAGCAGCTAAAATGGCGGGCATTAAATATACTTTTGGTTTGGTTGAGGGCTTAGGAAGTTTTTATATAGATGATGATTTTAAAAGCAAATTAGTAAGAATGAGTATTAATTTACTTTATAAAATTTCTTTTAAACTTGCTAATGGTTTTATTTTTGTCAATGAAAGCAATGCTTTATTTATGAAAAATTTAGGCTTAAAAGAAGAAAAAATCAAAATCATCAAATCCGTAGGGCTAAATTTAAAACAATTTTTACCTTTAAAAATTAGCACAGAAGAAAAACAAGCTTTTTTAAAAGAACACAATATGCCTGATAAACCTATCGTTTTAATGATCTCAAGAGCACTTTGGCATAAAGGTATTAAAGAATTTTATGAAGCAAGCCAAATTTTAAAAGATAAGGCAAATTTTGTTTTGGTAGGTGGAAGGGATGATAATAAATCTTGCGCACCATTAGAATTTTTAAACTCAAATGATGTTTTTTATCTTGGTGCAAGAAGTGATATTGCACATTTATTAAATTTATGCGATATTTTTGTTTTACCAAGCTATAAAGAAGGCTATCCAAGAACGGTTTTAGAAGCACAAGCTTGTAAAAAAGCATGTGTGGTAAGTGATGCTGAAGGTTGCATTGAGGCAGTGGATAATGCCATAGATGGTTTAATTTTCAAATGCAAAGATAGTAAAGATTTAGCCGAAAAAATCGCAGTTTTATTAGAAAATGAAAAACTAAAAAATACTTTGGCGCAAAATGCTTTTCTTAGAGCGCAAAATTATGATGAAAATATCATAGCTTTGAAATATCTTGATTTTTATAGGGGTTTTACAAATGTATAAAAATGGTTTAAAGCGTGTTTTTGACTTTTTTTTGGCTTTGATTTTATTGATTATTTTTTTACCCTTTATAGTGCTTATAGGTATTGTTTTAAAAATCGTTCAAGGAAGTGTGCTTTTTAAACAAGCAAGGCCAGGATTAAATGAAAAAATTTTTTATATTTATAAATTTAAAACTATGAGTGATGAAACCGATGAAAATGGAGAATTACTTCCTGATGAATTACGCCTAAAGCCCTTTGGTAAGCTAGTTAGAAGTTTGAGTTTAGATGAATTACCACAGCTTTTTAATGTATTAAAAGGCGATATGAGCTTCATAGGCCCAAGACCTTTACTTGTAGAATACTTGCCCTTATATAATCAAGAGCAAAAAAAACGCCACGATGTAAGACCAGGCATTACAGGTTGGGCACAGATTAATGGACGCAATGCTATTTCTTGGAAGCAAAAATTTAAATATGATGTAGAATATGTGCAAAATTGCTCTTTTTTATTTGATCTTAAAATCTTTTTTATGACCATTATTAAAGTTCTAAAAAGAAGTGGGGTTAATAAAGAAGGAGTAGCTACAACGGATAAATTCAATGGACATAACTAAAAGTATTTATATATATGGTTCTAGTGGGCATGGTTTAGTCTGTGCTGATGTAGCTAGAAATTTAGGATATGAAAAAATCATCTTTTTAGATGATAATAAAAGCTTAAAATATCACCCCAACTTAGAAAAACACGATATGTTTATTGCTATTGGTGCAAACTCTATTAGAGAAA of Campylobacter lari contains these proteins:
- the pglC gene encoding undecaprenyl phosphate N,N'-diacetylbacillosamine 1-phosphate transferase encodes the protein MYKNGLKRVFDFFLALILLIIFLPFIVLIGIVLKIVQGSVLFKQARPGLNEKIFYIYKFKTMSDETDENGELLPDELRLKPFGKLVRSLSLDELPQLFNVLKGDMSFIGPRPLLVEYLPLYNQEQKKRHDVRPGITGWAQINGRNAISWKQKFKYDVEYVQNCSFLFDLKIFFMTIIKVLKRSGVNKEGVATTDKFNGHN
- the pglA gene encoding N,N'-diacetylbacillosaminyl-diphospho-undecaprenol alpha-1,3-N-acetylgalactosaminyltransferase, coding for MKIGILTHSAMSVYYFRLALIKALEKNNHEVIIITPKDDFAIKLQELGYKVCFYDLARSSVNPLIVFKNLLSLKNTLKSLNLDLLQTSAHKSNTTGIIAAKMAGIKYTFGLVEGLGSFYIDDDFKSKLVRMSINLLYKISFKLANGFIFVNESNALFMKNLGLKEEKIKIIKSVGLNLKQFLPLKISTEEKQAFLKEHNMPDKPIVLMISRALWHKGIKEFYEASQILKDKANFVLVGGRDDNKSCAPLEFLNSNDVFYLGARSDIAHLLNLCDIFVLPSYKEGYPRTVLEAQACKKACVVSDAEGCIEAVDNAIDGLIFKCKDSKDLAEKIAVLLENEKLKNTLAQNAFLRAQNYDENIIALKYLDFYRGFTNV